The DNA window TTTTAATTCTTCTACCTCTTTTTTAGCTCTCTCTACATCAAGTTGATCAGCTGGAATAGCTTCAGTAGCTATTATAGTAACCACATTGTTAGAAATTTCTAATAATCCTTCAGAAACAAAGTACTTATCCTCTTTTCCATTAAGTCTTATTTTCATTTCTCCTGTACTAAGTCCAGCTATAAATGGAGAGTGATTAGGAAGTATTCCCATATCTCCTTCTGTTGTTCTTACAAGAACAAACTCAGCCTCTTGTTCAAGAACTTTCTCCTCATAAGTAACAACTTTTATTTTAAATGTAGCCATAACTATTCATCCCCTTTCATAAGGTCTCTCGCCTTTGCTACTGCCTCCTCTATTGTTCCTACATATAGGAAAGCTTGTTCAGGGATATCGTCATGTTTACCTTCTAATATCTCTTTAAATCCTCTGATTGTCTCTTTTACTGGAACATATTTTCCTTCCATTCCTGTAAATTGCTCAGCAACTGAGAATGGTTGAGAGAAGAATCTTTGAATTTTTCTTGCTCTTGATACAGTAAGTTTATCTTCATCAGATAACTCGTCCATACCTAAGATAGCAATGATATCTTGAAGTTCTTTGTATCTTTGTAGTACTTCTTGTACCTCTCTGGCAACATTGTAGTGCTCAGTTCCAACTATATCAGCAGATAGAGCTTTAGATGTTGAATCTAATGGGTCAACTGCTGGATAGATTCCTAGTGATGCTATTTGTCTTGATAGAACTGTTGTAGCATCTAAGTGTGAGAATGTTGTTGCTGGTGCTGGGTCAGTTAAGTCGTCTGCTGGTACGTATACAGCTTGAACTGATGTAATTGATCCAGATTTAGTAGATGTAATTCTTTCTTGAAGAGCTCCCATCTCTGTAGCTAAGTTTGGTTGATATCCAACGGCAGAAGGCATTCTTCCTAATAGAGCTGATACTTCAGATCCAGCTTGTGTAAATCTGAATATGTTATCTATGAATAGTAGAACGTCTTGTCCCTCTTTATCTCTGAAGTTTTCTGCTACAGTTAATCCTGTTAAGGCAACTCTAAGTCTTGCTCCAGGCGGCTCATTCATTTGTCCATAAACTAGAGATGTTTTAGATAAAACTCCTGATTCAGTCATTTCATCATAAAGGTCTCTTCCTTCTCTTGTTCTTTCTCCTACTCCAGCGAATACTGAAAGTCCTCCATGTCCCTTAGCAATGTTATTGATAAGCTCCATGATTAAAACTGTTTTTCCTACTCCAGCTCCTCCGAATAGACCGATTTTTCCCCCTTTAATATATGGTGCTAAAAGGTCAATTACTTTAA is part of the uncultured Fusobacterium sp. genome and encodes:
- the atpD gene encoding F0F1 ATP synthase subunit beta; amino-acid sequence: MENKGTITQIISAVVDVAFKDKLPNIYNALKVKVDDKELVLEVQQHLGNNVIRAVAMDSTDGLQRGMEVIDTGAPIKVPVGKAVLGRILNVLGQPVDDNGPVETDEYLPIHRDAPSFEEQETETEIFETGIKVIDLLAPYIKGGKIGLFGGAGVGKTVLIMELINNIAKGHGGLSVFAGVGERTREGRDLYDEMTESGVLSKTSLVYGQMNEPPGARLRVALTGLTVAENFRDKEGQDVLLFIDNIFRFTQAGSEVSALLGRMPSAVGYQPNLATEMGALQERITSTKSGSITSVQAVYVPADDLTDPAPATTFSHLDATTVLSRQIASLGIYPAVDPLDSTSKALSADIVGTEHYNVAREVQEVLQRYKELQDIIAILGMDELSDEDKLTVSRARKIQRFFSQPFSVAEQFTGMEGKYVPVKETIRGFKEILEGKHDDIPEQAFLYVGTIEEAVAKARDLMKGDE
- the atpC gene encoding ATP synthase F1 subunit epsilon; this encodes MATFKIKVVTYEEKVLEQEAEFVLVRTTEGDMGILPNHSPFIAGLSTGEMKIRLNGKEDKYFVSEGLLEISNNVVTIIATEAIPADQLDVERAKKEVEELKAKLAKMQEDKDILLTQKNLHKALMKVHVAEKLL